In the Arachis stenosperma cultivar V10309 chromosome 8, arast.V10309.gnm1.PFL2, whole genome shotgun sequence genome, CTTGGTACAGCAGAAATTTAGGGTTTAGATAGGAGGTACCTAAAATCCTAATTTAACTTCCTGTAACAGATTGAAATGGTTGTTAAAAGGCTTAAAGCTCATAGTATATTGAATTATTATTGCTGAGGCTAAGCTAGTTAGAATCTACAGACTCGTATCAAGTTCTGGTTCTTACTCTAATGTAGATTAATTTCTTGCAGTAGTGGATTTTACCATGACCCCAGTGCTGGTTGGTACTATAGTAGCAGAGATGGTCATTATTATAAATTTGAGGATGGGAATTATGTGCTTTTAGATTCCAATAAGGTAACAGGTTCTCGATTAATCTACATTTGGTTTCTTAAGAACTAAACCCTTTGATCATTGTCGTGTCAAGTTGACGATTTACATTCCTTTTGCATGTTGTCTCAGGATGATGGTGAAGAAACATATCCGTGTGAGGAAGCTGCTCCAGAAAGCACAGAACAAGTATATGGTAACAACAATGAGGAATACCCTTCCTTCCTCGAAAGTGAATTCAAAGCTTACCAGCAGACAGAAACCTTGTCTAATGATCCAGACTATGGTATGTAGTGTCAGCTTAAGTGTCAAATTTGATTAATTCTTGATAATCATAGTATCTGAGCTGAGGTATGCTCTGGAAACAATATTACAGTATGATGATGGTCGAAAGCAGGTTCTGCAGTAGCCAACAACAAGGGGTTACTGCCGTGTGCCACATTACATTTGCACTTCAGTTATTTTAACCAATTGACAATTGATTTCTAGTACTCTTTGAGCATCGACGTTACGTGTTTCAAGCATGTAGTGGTAATGAATGAGTGACGACAGTTAACTAAGTAGATGTATTTGTAATAGATCTCTTGAATTCTGTGAGCACTCCGACTATTGAAAACCCTCCTCCGCCACCATCAGAATGGTATGTACCTTCAAGAAACTTATTCCATTGAAATGATTATATATTCAAAATTATCCCTTGGACTTATTCATCTTGCTAATGTACAGGTTAGAGGACACGCTTATTGATCTTTACTTGTCTGGCTACAAGACAGGGAATAGCACAGCTGATACAATGACAGTGCCTTTGGAAACAGATGATGGATCTGCTGATGGTTTGTCATATACCCCTTGACGTTTTTATCTTAGAAAAATGTAGAACTACCCTGCTTCTAAATGATCTGTTTCCTGAATGTATGGTTAATGACAATACTTGTGAAGTGGGTGACAAGTGGATCCCAGGGCCAGTAGATGCAAATGGCATAGTTGATAAAACTACTGTTGATGAAGGTATAGCTTACAGCGATACTTATGAACTGGAAGAGGGTGAGTGGATCCCAGATGCCGAGGACTTAAATCAGTTAAATGGCACAGCTGATGCAAGTACCACAGATGAAGGTATGTTACAGATGTGTGCTTGTAAGCTTAATATTAGATTGACAGAGTTCAACAACATATATCGTATTTTATGATATAGCAATTTACTAGGTTTGATATTTCATCTATTCTCTTTACCCCTAGAAGTAATTTGTAGAAAGATCATTATGTTGTGCACTGAGTATACTGTAAGTCAGTAACTATCAATTGCTTATTTCCGTGAAAAATCAAATAACCTAACATTAGCTTGTTCCCTTGTTTTGTTTTCAGCAAATCTAGTTTGCTTTGAGTGTTCTATCAAGTGTTTTTCATTCTCTGCATGAATTCATAGTTGAATTTTTATCACGTGGTTGGAACTTGGAATTACTTGCCTCTTTTTGTTCATATGCCTCATGCTGAATGCTGTTATAGGTATCCTATCAGACGAAGAGAAATGGCGAGCTCAATATGGTCAAGTCATTGAATCAGAAACAGATCTGGCTTCGGAGTTTCCAGTTGTGGACATGTGGGATTGGGAAATGGTTAAAGGATCCAAAAAGGATGGAAAAGATAAGGCGGCTAGGTTGGTTGGAAGAATTGTAAAGCATTCTGCAAAGAGGCATCCATCTATCCCTTCTGGGGGAGGGAAATTTCGATCTGCCCCTATCAATGAAGTACATCTCGATCTGGTACGAGTCAAAACAGGTTTgcatttttcacttttatttgtTATTACTTAGCTTTCTGCATATCATGAAGACATGAACTATTATGAAAATACACGAGATGTAATGTTATCATATATTTCATTTGGACTTGACATATAAATTTCACTTTAATGGAGCAATTTCAGTAAAATGATAGTGCCATATGTAATTGTTACAACTGAATATGGCTGCTTGTTCTTTTAACAGGACAAGTGTACAGATTGCGAAATCCTAGTGCCAGATATGTGGCTTCTCTATCAACTTATGACTCTACTAATCCAACAGAAGATTGGGATTTTCCTAAATTATCATCTAAGAGAAAGATCTGCCGTCCTTCAAAGTCTGGGGAAGGAATTGCTTCGGCTTCAGGTGAAATTCTCATAGAGAAGGATTTGTCGATGTTGCCAAGTTCTGTCCCTGCATCCGAGGTTTGTAGTCTGATTTTGAAATCTAACAATTAGTTCTTGTGATATTGATGGCTAAGGGTATTAATGTCTATCTATAAAAACTATGGCAGCAAATGAAATGTAAATACAGAGATAGGGCTGCTGAAAGAAGAAACTTGCATGGCGGTTTTGGTGTGGGCTATGGACAGAAGAATTCCAAGGGCAGTTATATTGATACGCCATCGTCACCCGGTGCTAGCTGTACACAAGAAGCTGCATCAGAGGCCTTGGAGATGTCATTTGGATCTGGAAGTTATGCCAGAAAACTACTAAAAAACATGGGTTGGAAGGAGGTATGTTCTTACCGTCTACAAATGTTTTTAACTTGCTGAAACATTCGAGAATTTCTATTTCATTGATAATTGTTTTGTTCTGCGGTTTGAAACTACCAATGTTGCAAAGCTTCTACATCAATAGTTCAATACCACTAGACGGCATTTATTTGTTATGGCTTAAGCCATTCACGATTTATCTAACATGCGCAACATTATTTCATTTGTTATACTTACATTAAACAAGTTAGTTTTGTGTTTGCAAGACTAATCAGTatcacattttaaaaaaatagtggTGTGGGTTATCATATAATCTCTTTAGAATTAAGGGTTTGAGATTTGTCTTTTATATTAACTGAAGTAACGTTATATGGTTACTACATCTAATAATGATGCAGGGGGAAGGGCTGGGCAGTTCGACCAAGGGACTTCTGGAACCTATTCAACCAGTTGGAAACATTGGAAGTGCAGGCTTAGGATGGCCTCGGCGAAACCGATAAAGATATTGCTCACTTGCACCATCATTCTACTTATCATTCCATAGCTAATTTTTgtagttttttattttgtttaagttAGATCTGCGCTCCCTCCCTCCCGTGTAACTAGCAACTATTGTATATCGCAAAgagtaataaataaatagaaatgTTATAATGCGTCATATAAAATTTACAATCATCAGCAAAACTTAATAGCGGGAAAAAAAAATGAACGTCTGCTGTAAAATTGGTGATAGATATACTAGTTGGCAGCTTCCTTAGGTACTTCCGGCTTATCACTCTCGATAAAATTTTCTGCTGCATCCGATCTTCCATCTTCCATCATCAAGTTCTTTTGTTGGAGCTTTTGTTTCAGTTTTTGGATCTCCTGATCCTTATCTTGTAATTTTTCCTGCAATATTACAACCTGAGCAAAACAAATCCACTTAGTCTCCGACTAAAATATCCTGGAACTAGTAATTTAAAACAATCAACCATGGAAGAAACTTGTGTCTATCTCTCGACATAACATGAATACACGATCATGTTCAAAACAAAAATCAGAACCTCCAAGACCCTCATGAACAATAATTTTCACCAATTTTGACAAATAAGATGAAACATTAAGCATTTTATAACTGAGCATGCATAGCAatcttaaaaaataacaacaaaaaagGAGGGAGGGAGAAGTTAACCGTTTGATTGGATCTTTCCACGTCATTTGTCAGTCCTTGCATATGTTTCTGCAACCCTGTAGTCAGTGTGAAGGATTAACGCTACGTTAATTTCCAGTgtgagattatatatataagtaatcgaatacataaatatttttctctCAGAAGATCCATTTTTTTAGACGAGGAACGTAAGGCAACATCTTCCATCCGCAACATATTTCTAGCAtagatatattttatatgattaATTCTGCCGTCACACATATCATTGTTGATTCCATATCTCGATATGTTAAGGAAACTAAGATTACCAATGTACCTAGAAAAGCTAATACATGAGTCAAAGGATCCAAAAGCCAAAATATAATGAAATGAAATATCATTCAACAAACCTTCAAACTGGCTTCTGATTTGTGCATTCTGGGACTTCTGCAATGCAACTTTCATGGCTAATTCATGAATCTGCACAAGAAGAAAACAGAAGGGGAAAAGATGATAACATGACCATCAATTCATCAAAACAAAGAATACCGTTTACCAAGTTTTATATTTATGTGAATACATGCAAGTGTAACATTAGTTCTAGTGCTAACACAGTACATCTATGGAGAGAAAATGGTGACAACAATTTGCATAAAGCGGTGAGAGAGCAGCACCTTTCCCTCAGAAGCATGATTCCCAACCTCCTCATTTTCTTCCTGCAGAGTTCTACATTTAGCCATCAGCATCTTCCCCATCTTGCTTTGAGTAGTAAAGCTTACTGCATTTATGTTATCTTGCAACTCCTTCActtttttctccttttcctcTACTAAATTCTATCATCAGATGAGAACAGTTGAGAACATGttaggtaaaaaaaaaaaaaaaatatgtaaccACTAATTGACATTATTACAAGAAGATATACATATAATTGGAATTGAGGACATGTGACGACTATGAATAcactaaaaaatattagaagacTCTTGCCTATTCTAATATGCCACcttaaaatcttatttttatactttaaaTCCATCCTCAACAAAAGACTATTCACATACCCAAAATACAACACCTGTCTATATTCTTCCATCTCAATTTTTCAAAAGTCTCTTAATAAGTTCTCTAGTGAAAAAGGGACGCAATATCTGCTAACCATTAACACTGTTAATCATGGAGATAATATGTTTTTTTCACTAAATCCTCTTGGCGCAACACAAGGTGTGACATACATTTTGACCACCTCCATGTGCAAGTCTCCAACAAAGTAAATGATAGACCAAAGTTTATTCAATACAAGTCAGCATCGAGCTGCATATAGCCAAACTTCATTATACAGTAGTCaatatctaattaaaaataacaaacctTTAAACGCGTGAACTCTTCATGAATAGCTGGATCTAGTAACAACCTCCTTGCCTGAAAATTATATTCACAAGATATCAAGGCACAAAGGACAAGCTTGCACAGGTTTAGTTTAGTGAAGTAATATCCTAAAATCTTAACCTAGGCAAGTCATTGAGTTAAGGCCAAGGTACATGTCACTATTCAAGTAAATGAATCAAAGAAAAGCTGAAAAACAGCACACTAGTGTATTCCAGTTTTTTTAAGGAGCAACACTGCTTGTTTGCACAGGAAAAAGTGTATATCTAGAGTGTCACACTTAACATCCATGTTATAACCATACCTGCATTGAAGGTGGCTTGAGTTGTGCTTTTAGATCCCGCACAGCAGACTGAGTTTATAAACAGCAATAAAATAGTTAATTTGATCATGATAACAATAAgaggaataaataaataataatagaataaaaagcGGCTTTTTTATCACAAGGTGTTGTAAGATTATACGATTCACAGGGCATCGTGATATTTTCATCTTCATATCAATAACAATTATTAATCAAGTGAATGGCACTTTCTTAAAAACTACTAAATGAAAACCCCACACTAAAGATAATTTATTGGGTGTACCCTATCTAGTACTTAACTAATGAAGAGAATAAAATGGAAAGTTCCAATAGGAAAATCCAATGTTAAGGATAAATTATACCACCCTACCTTGTGGTTAAAATATACTAGCCACAATATCTAAAAGAATACACTAACTTCTCTGAAATTAGGTAATTTGACAATTCACATCCCTATATTTTGTAAAATGCCACTCTTTCAAACTACTTTCATATTTAGCATTTGTAAAATAGCTAACCATACTCACATTAAAAGAAATACAACTTGACTAGCATTGAAGAGTGAGTAAATTTGTTAGTATTCTTAAAAAGGGTGGAAATAAATTTTACCAAGTGGTCAAAGTTGATTTCAGAAAGAAATGTAATTGCACATATACAGCCATGCTATagaaaaaacttattttgagCATGATACCTTCAACTCTGCTATCTCTTGTTCTCGTTTTGCAAATGTTACAATGAACGCAGCTTCCtttttctttgccttttcaaGCTGATAATAATAGATATATGTCAATGGTCAATGATAATTGATAATTAATGAATGGATAGTGAACTACATCAACAGAAAAAAAGGGCAGATTTGATTCTAAACCTGCTCTCTTAAAGACTCTTCTGAGGATTTCAGGGCCTGAAGATAATCAAGCAACATTTTGGGCTCTGGAAAGAACAAAGGTTAACTAATAGTTCATGGAtaaatttataacaaaaaaataaagcaaTTGTGTACAAAGAACTAAGACTTGAACAATTAAAATACAGGTGTATATCACAATTAACATGCCAAAGACAAGGAGCAAACTAACCAGGAGTGGCACCAGCAGGTACACAAGGCTCATTTTGAATTGAAGAATGCCAACTTTGAATCTCGGATTTAGCAGCCTCAAGTTCATTCTGGAAAATTCACTGATCAAgtcaatgattttttttaaataattaactatgaaGAGTAGGCTGCAACAATACTTTGTCCACATGGTTACAATACAATAGTTATAAATGCAGCCTTGCCATTTAGAACCAATCATGACTTCATCTCTTAAATTACATGAATTGTAAATAAAGTCCACTTTTAACATGATGACAGATAGTAAACAGATAAATAGTAAAAAAAcagaataataaatatttagacAATAATGTGTGCACAAGAAAGATAATGGTACCAGAAGGGACAAATTCCAATAATGGAAGAAAACGTACTTGGCACGTTGCAAGTGTATCCTTACAGTTCTGAAGGCTGTCAAGAACAAGAGTCGAAAGAATGAAAGGAAAAAGAAGGGTTAGGCACAAATAATTTACTGCAATCCTAGCAGTGTACAATGTCTAACACAAGCTGTATACTATGAGCTACCTCTCACGAAGTGACAAGATCATTCCTGTTGTTACACCAGAAGCAACCTCATCGGTTTTTGATTTGGTCTGCATTACAATTTGCAGTTAGAATTTGTGTTTTAGTATTTTTCATTTGCAAGTAAGCATATAACTAGTGAGCCATCTTAAACACATCAACACACTTTACCTATGTTAACTTCCCTTACCAATCAATACAATAGCAAATAAAAATCACAATCATCCCCATAACACTATACTACCCCGATTTTCATTGCGAAAAAACACAGCAATGCTTCTCAAAGCTACCTCATTCCTCAAAGCCAACACTTATTCCACAACTATAATTCAGCGCTgcaaaagagaaaaacaacaaccAGTCCTACCCCCGTTAGCTGGGGTCATACTTCATGAACCAAGCAATACCATTGTATAGAGTCATGGACTACATATATCTCACACAAGCCCTAAAAATCTAAGCTCCTTCTCAATAGTTTTATTCATCCATAAATTTCCTACGTCTTCCTCTATTACTATGGCCTATTAGCATACCCTCATTTCGATTCCATAAGcttaattaattctaataaaCTATAAGGAAATAACACTGCACCATAGCTATCTATCACCTCTAGCTTTTAGCCTAGTGGTAAATGCTTGCATTGCAAAACAAATTCAATTCATGGATACAGTGTGAAAGTTAGAGTACCTTCTTaggcgcaaaaggatcattatCATAATCTTCATCGTCGTAATCCGGCGAAGGCCTCTTATTACCTATATTACACAAACGACGATAAAAATCCACCAAACGCATCTCAAAATTTCGATAACGAACAGCGTTAACTAAACCGAAAACAAaactaaacaaacaaaaagaaacCTGAATGCCTTGCAGGGAATCCGCCTCCGAAATCAAAATCCTGTGGAATTCGGAAGAATTGAGAGCGATTGAAAGGAAAACGcaacagagagagagagagagagagagagagaagactCACATCGTCAAAATGCGCAGGAGAAGCCATAACTGCAGAAACAAAACCCTATAAATTACGATTCTGAGAGAAATTGATGCTCCAGCTGAGCTGAAAGGAGCTGAATTTAGTTATACTGAGTGTTTTCACTTTTACTACCGAGTACGGAGTACCGATCACCTCCGATTCGAGTATGCGATTTTCTGGTGTAGcatctttctcttcctcttcgATTCttcgcttttttttttgtttccgGAATTCTATTTTGGGCCTATTGGGCCATACCATATACACAATGGTAAATCATCTCGCATTGGTGTAAGCCCAAATTAGTTACTaagttataattattttttgcttAAACAATTTTTTAACTGAAGGCTTAGGCCTAACGTATTTTTAACCATTAAAATATTTCAACACCACTCAACCAAAAACAATATATATTTcaagacaaaaagaaaaattaaaatatatatattttttggttttagTTCCTACCAAAAACATGTTTTGATCTAGCAAACATTAAATTGCAgctaactgtttttgttaatcaACTAGATAGTAAATCCACTAAACTATTAGTCTATTACATCAGAGTTTATTTGATCTTCGTGGTCATCAATAGTGTGATGTAGTATTGTAATGTAGTATAAAGCTCTCAAAAGCCGTGTTAGATTTTGTTAATCAGAAGTGTAA is a window encoding:
- the LOC130944732 gene encoding uncharacterized protein LOC130944732, whose translation is MDWDPQNSEKSDSVFVWDENSQLYFHASSGFYHDPSAGWYYSSRDGHYYKFEDGNYVLLDSNKDDGEETYPCEEAAPESTEQVYGNNNEEYPSFLESEFKAYQQTETLSNDPDYDLLNSVSTPTIENPPPPPSEWLEDTLIDLYLSGYKTGNSTADTMTVPLETDDGSADVGDKWIPGPVDANGIVDKTTVDEGIAYSDTYELEEGEWIPDAEDLNQLNGTADASTTDEGILSDEEKWRAQYGQVIESETDLASEFPVVDMWDWEMVKGSKKDGKDKAARLVGRIVKHSAKRHPSIPSGGGKFRSAPINEVHLDLVRVKTGQVYRLRNPSARYVASLSTYDSTNPTEDWDFPKLSSKRKICRPSKSGEGIASASGEILIEKDLSMLPSSVPASEQMKCKYRDRAAERRNLHGGFGVGYGQKNSKGSYIDTPSSPGASCTQEAASEALEMSFGSGSYARKLLKNMGWKEGEGLGSSTKGLLEPIQPVGNIGSAGLGWPRRNR
- the LOC130944733 gene encoding FKBP12-interacting protein of 37 kDa-like, whose amino-acid sequence is MASPAHFDDDFDFGGGFPARHSGNKRPSPDYDDEDYDNDPFAPKKTKSKTDEVASGVTTGMILSLRESLQNCKDTLATCQNELEAAKSEIQSWHSSIQNEPCVPAGATPEPKMLLDYLQALKSSEESLREQLEKAKKKEAAFIVTFAKREQEIAELKSAVRDLKAQLKPPSMQARRLLLDPAIHEEFTRLKNLVEEKEKKVKELQDNINAVSFTTQSKMGKMLMAKCRTLQEENEEVGNHASEGKIHELAMKVALQKSQNAQIRSQFEGLQKHMQGLTNDVERSNQTVVILQEKLQDKDQEIQKLKQKLQQKNLMMEDGRSDAAENFIESDKPEVPKEAAN